In Sulfuricurvum sp., the sequence GTTTTCGATATAGTGCAATGCACTTACCGGACAAATACGTTCACACGGTGCATTGGCACAGTGATTACAACGAAGCGGAGTAAATGTTCGCTTCGTTTCAGGGAAAGTTCCCACATCGATATATTTTACACGAAGACGCCATGTACTAAGCGGAACTTCGTTTTCCACTTTACACGCAATCTCACAGCCCTTACACCCCATGCAAAGGTGAAGGTCTACCAAGAAACCTAACTGCATATATTCTCCTTGATTCCTATCTCACGTTACTTAATTTTCATACATAAGCGATATGAATAATCTTTATTCGATACCATGATTACAGGCATTTGACGGCATTACTGCTGCGTTGATAGTAACCTAATTAGCTTTAACTGAAACTAAAATAGAACACTGTTTTGCTATAACTTTTTGATATTTGTAACCATTTGGAGGTTTTCCCGGAGATGGGAAAATTTTATTGAATAAGATGTAAAGTTTTATTGATTTTAGTTATCTAAACGGCATCGTACAGATGCTTCATGTGCACCTAAACCTTCCGTATTGGCAATCAAAGCACATGCTTCACCGATTTCATTGATCGCTTGCCGGGAAAAAGAAATAATAGAAGATTTTTTCATAAAATTTTCTACCCCGAGCGGTGAATAAAACCGTGCCGTTCCGCCGGTCGGCAGGGTATGATTCGGACCTGCAACGTAATCCCCGATTGCCTCGGGAGTATAATGACCTAAAAAGATCGCTCCGGCATGCTTGATAGAAGGGAGCAATGCAAAAGGATTGTCGGTTGCTACCTCTAAATGCTCTGGTGCGATCTCGTTCATAAGATTGACCGCTTCTTCCATGGTTTCCGTCACAATGATTGCAGCGCGCTCTTTAATCGATTTACGGGCGATCACTTCACGAGGAAGTTTTTTCAACCATATTTCAATCTCTACGGCACACGCATCCGCGAATTTTTGTGACGGCGTGATCAAAATGGAACTTGCCATCTCATCATGCTCTGCCTGAGAGAGCAGATCAATCGCGATATGAGAGGGGTTTGCCGAATCATCCGCCAACACACCTATTTCACTCGGCCCTGCGATCATATCGATATTTACTTCCCCGAACACCATTTTTTTGGCTGTTGCGACAAAGATATTTCCGGGTCCCGTAATCACATCGACTTTCGGAATCGTTGCTGTACCGTATGCCATTGCGGCAATCGCACTCGCACCACCGACTTTAAACACTTCCGTAACACCGCATAAATGACATGCTGCCAATAAAAGCGCATTGGGCTCATTATCCGGAGTCGGAGTGGTAACTACAATATGTTCAACGCCCGCCACTTGAGCCGGGATGACATTCATCAACAATGAGCTTGGATATGCTGCTTTTCCTCCGGGGATATAAAGACCTGCACGGTCAACCGGAGTCACTTTTTGCCCAAGAATGGTCCCATTGGCTTCCGTATCAAACCAACTTTTAGGAAGCTGTTTTTCATGGTATGATCGAATACGATCATACGCCAAATGCAATGAAGATTTAAGTGTCGGGTCTAATGCCTCGTACGCTCGTTTCATATCTGAAGGATTAATACGCAAATCATCGCCGCAAGAAGGATTCCAGCGGTCAAATTTCTCAATATGACGGATCAGTGCATTATCATCTTCACTACGGATTTCGTCAATCAACGTCTTGACAATCGAGGATACATGTTCCATATCCATCTTGCCGCGGCCGAGAAGTTCACTGAATACGGTTTTGAAATTGGCATCACCGGTATGAATAAGTGTCATAATTATCCTTTTTTACTTTTTCGTCGTACTTTTTTTAAACTCTTCTTTTACAATATCCAGAGCTTTTAAAAAACTCTCGGCATCTGCTGCTCCCATTATCGGTTCAAACATCGGCTCGCCATTCGGCTTGAGGAACCATGTTCCCGGTGTTCCCGGCACTTCCAACTGATGCGGGAAAATCGGATTTTCATCGATATATGCAATTGAACTGATAAAATCGCTATTCAATTTTTGAACTACTCTTGGATCTTTCATTGTCGTACTTTCATATTGGACACAATAATGGCAATGGTGATTAGAAACAATGAACATCAAAGGTTTATTCATCGATTTTGCTTTGGCAATCGCCGAACTGTAATCTTTTTCCCATTTGATACTTCCACCAAACAACGACAATACCGAAAGCAAAAGTATTAACACTAGCTTTTTCATCTTATTTCACCTTTTTTAAAATCTCTTTAGCAATTTCACTAAGCTCTTTATCACTGACATCGATAATAATATCGGCAACTTTTTTGTAAAGAGCTGAGCGTTCCTCATAGAGTTTTTTGGCTTTTTCTATGTCTTGAAACAGCGGTCTCTTGCGAAGTTTTTTTGCAGCATCCGGGTGTGCCAGGATGCGATTGTGAATCGTATCAAAAGGGGCAGATAAATAGACGATCGTCCCGATTTTTTTTAGATTAGGGACTTTAAAAAAGCCCCCTCCGGTCGAAATCAATGTCCCTTTTACCTCTTTTTGAAGCCAAAGGGCCACTTTTCTTTCCAATTCACGAAAATATTCTTCACCCTCTTCTGCAAAGATTTTCTTTATACGCCGATTTTCCATACTCTCGATGATATCATCGGTATCTAATGCAACCAGACTGGACAGTTTCACGATTTCACGTGCGACAGAACCTTTTCCAACTCCCATAAAACCGATTAAAACGATGTTTTTCATAAATTCTCTACTGTTGGTTTATAATGACGCAATCATATCATGCGTTAACTTAGGAGTGCTTCTTGACCCATATTGACAACCTGTATAAAATGCCAAATCCCACTGAAAACAATGAAATATTTTCGACACTTTTTCATAATGAAACACTCAAAATTGAGTCCATCCGTTCAAATCTGAAAACTCCCGGAGAACTCTATGATCAAGACCAGGACGAATGGGTTTTGCTTCTCGAAGGGGAAGCTAAGTTGGAGATTGGCACTCAAACGCGGGAGATGATTTCGGGCGATTACCTCTTTCTCCCGAAGCATACTCTTCACAGAGTCCTATCAACCTCAGAGAATGCTCTCTGGCTCTGTATTTTCAGCTCTTAAACTCGTTAATACGTTCTGATAACGAATTGGCTACATTCAATAATTGTTTTGAATCATTCTCAATTCTCTCGACACTGTGACGATTTGATTCGGAAACATCATTGATCTGAGAGATTTTATCTATAATCCATTCGATATGACCGACCACTTCAACCGAATCCTGATGAGAACGTTCAGCCACGGAAACGGAACGCTCCATTTCCAAAGAAGTGGCAGAAATTTTTTCTTCTACTTCATTGGAGATCACAGTCAACTCATTCATATTTCTGGCATTATCCCCCATTTTGTCGCTTACATCGTTAATAGCCTGAACGATTGTACTGACACTGATTTCTATCTCTGTCAAACTTTTTTGAGTCCGCTCCGCCAGTTTTCGTACTTCATCGGCTACAACAGCAAATCCGCGTCCGTGCTCACCCGCCCGTGCTGCTTCGATAGCCGCATTAAGTGCCAAAAGATTCGTTTGATCCGCTATATCTTTAATAACCCCTAAAACATTTTTAACCTGATCGGCGTCCTGACGCAACGAAACAAGCTGAGATGACATCTCATGTTCGATTTCAATGTATCCGTCTACCTCCTGAACCAAACGAGAAAGGGCATCTTTTGCAGTCACAAGCTCACCATTGGCGTTTGCCACATTACGTTGGGTCTGTTCCGACACCGTAATGGCAGCCGAAAGAATCTCTTTGATGGAATGGCTTTTCTGGGTTGTAGCCTCAACAATGAGTCGTTCTTGTTCGACGCCGCCGGAAATCGTACGTGTTGCATTGGTGATCGTTGTAGCGATAATCGCATTTTGTTTTCCGAGATCTTTAACTTCATTGACCGTTTCTTGAATCATAGAGACAAAATTATTCACGGCCAGAGCTGCTTGAGAAAACTCATCTTTTTTGGTGACTTCAAGACGTTTGGTTAAATCTTTATCTCCGCTTACCAATGCACCGATACGATTGCGCAGTCCTTCCAACGGCATCAGAACCTCTTTCCCGAAGAAAAGATTTAAGACCGAAACAAAAATAATAACAACAACGCTAAGTGCAATCAATAGAACTGTTTGAGTTTTGCCGATTTCAATATCATTTTTTTCAAGTGAAATGACCAAATCCATAACACCCATTACATCGCCGACTTGCGCATTTGTATGACAGGCAAGACATCGTTCTTCTGCGACAAGAGGCTGTAAAAGCCGTATCGTATGGGACCCGTTCGTATGTTCGATTACTTGAGCCTCTTTCGTTTTAAAAATTTCCCGAATAAGCGGTTCTTCCGTGAATTTTTCGTTAGGGGCAAGAAGATCGATTACCGCTTGGGATTTTTCTACTTTGAGTGTTTCAATCCCCTCAATTTTTTGGGCTTTGCTGATCGTTTCCATAACGACATTGGGATCACCCGCCAGCATACTCTGAGTCAGTGTCTGAAAAATCGATTGGCTTAACATCGTAAGCGAGCGTTTCGCCGTATCATTTGAAAAATCGTGAAACGTTGTCGTCAAATACCAATATATCGCCCCTAGCCCCATAAAGCTGAAAAGAAGCGTGGAAAAAATGATTTTCGATTTTACGGTATTGAACATCGGAAGACCCCATATTAAAAAATGTTAGGATTATTGTACCGTATATCGGTCGCCTTTTTGCGGTAAAGTTACAATTCCTTGTGCCGTTTGCATTTTTATCGGCAAATTCATAGGTCGGCGCATCGATAACGGATCTACTTTGCTGACACTGAAATGAAGGTGCGGACCGCTCGTATATCCGGTATTTCCGGAATAGCCGATCAAATCTCCTTTGGAAACTTTTTGACCGATTGAAACAGCGACTCCCCCTTGTTTCAGATGGTAATAATTCCCCATCGTTCCGTCGCTGTGCTCGATAATGACATAATTGGCATATTGACGATATTCAGGACTTGCACCGCCAAAGTTATTACTTCCTTCCGCTCCAACAACAATCCCCTCACGTGCCGCATATACCGGGGTTCCTACCGGCACGGGAAAGTCAACCGCATAAGCAGAAAGCCCTTTATGGGATGTTTCACCGTTATACCCTTGAGAGACAACGACTTCAGAACCTTTTATAAAAGGCAATTTATAAAGATAATCATCTTGATGCACCGCAAAAGCCGATCCCCGGACCCAACCATAAGAAGAACGGTAATCAACGCC encodes:
- a CDS encoding cupin domain-containing protein, whose product is MTHIDNLYKMPNPTENNEIFSTLFHNETLKIESIRSNLKTPGELYDQDQDEWVLLLEGEAKLEIGTQTREMISGDYLFLPKHTLHRVLSTSENALWLCIFSS
- a CDS encoding methyl-accepting chemotaxis protein, translating into MFNTVKSKIIFSTLLFSFMGLGAIYWYLTTTFHDFSNDTAKRSLTMLSQSIFQTLTQSMLAGDPNVVMETISKAQKIEGIETLKVEKSQAVIDLLAPNEKFTEEPLIREIFKTKEAQVIEHTNGSHTIRLLQPLVAEERCLACHTNAQVGDVMGVMDLVISLEKNDIEIGKTQTVLLIALSVVVIIFVSVLNLFFGKEVLMPLEGLRNRIGALVSGDKDLTKRLEVTKKDEFSQAALAVNNFVSMIQETVNEVKDLGKQNAIIATTITNATRTISGGVEQERLIVEATTQKSHSIKEILSAAITVSEQTQRNVANANGELVTAKDALSRLVQEVDGYIEIEHEMSSQLVSLRQDADQVKNVLGVIKDIADQTNLLALNAAIEAARAGEHGRGFAVVADEVRKLAERTQKSLTEIEISVSTIVQAINDVSDKMGDNARNMNELTVISNEVEEKISATSLEMERSVSVAERSHQDSVEVVGHIEWIIDKISQINDVSESNRHSVERIENDSKQLLNVANSLSERINEFKS
- a CDS encoding DUF255 domain-containing protein, which gives rise to MKKLVLILLLSVLSLFGGSIKWEKDYSSAIAKAKSMNKPLMFIVSNHHCHYCVQYESTTMKDPRVVQKLNSDFISSIAYIDENPIFPHQLEVPGTPGTWFLKPNGEPMFEPIMGAADAESFLKALDIVKEEFKKSTTKK
- the hisD gene encoding histidinol dehydrogenase yields the protein MTLIHTGDANFKTVFSELLGRGKMDMEHVSSIVKTLIDEIRSEDDNALIRHIEKFDRWNPSCGDDLRINPSDMKRAYEALDPTLKSSLHLAYDRIRSYHEKQLPKSWFDTEANGTILGQKVTPVDRAGLYIPGGKAAYPSSLLMNVIPAQVAGVEHIVVTTPTPDNEPNALLLAACHLCGVTEVFKVGGASAIAAMAYGTATIPKVDVITGPGNIFVATAKKMVFGEVNIDMIAGPSEIGVLADDSANPSHIAIDLLSQAEHDEMASSILITPSQKFADACAVEIEIWLKKLPREVIARKSIKERAAIIVTETMEEAVNLMNEIAPEHLEVATDNPFALLPSIKHAGAIFLGHYTPEAIGDYVAGPNHTLPTGGTARFYSPLGVENFMKKSSIISFSRQAINEIGEACALIANTEGLGAHEASVRCRLDN
- a CDS encoding shikimate kinase, with product MKNIVLIGFMGVGKGSVAREIVKLSSLVALDTDDIIESMENRRIKKIFAEEGEEYFRELERKVALWLQKEVKGTLISTGGGFFKVPNLKKIGTIVYLSAPFDTIHNRILAHPDAAKKLRKRPLFQDIEKAKKLYEERSALYKKVADIIIDVSDKELSEIAKEILKKVK